One genomic window of Elaeis guineensis isolate ETL-2024a chromosome 2, EG11, whole genome shotgun sequence includes the following:
- the LOC140855200 gene encoding uncharacterized protein produces MSDREGETLANMAARTRGARGARLMSRGADNQPAERAPDAPTTQADIAGICQVVAQLIQQQAQTAPRPTLSMESYYERFRRLNPPLFEGGSDPMAAETWIREMEKMFDALQYPENVKVRLAIPMLKGNTEFWWTAIKAAYGNNDDQLTWEEFKEIFYDQYFPGTMRLVKENEFLALKQKDDMTVLEYANKFNELGRFCPQLMEFERSKANRFEQGLRYGIRSRLSSHIFNNYKDVLERALKVESELKRAELERGDKKRPRSAGNLKVKSPAYYSNETFAVHVMVAAVPPYLKSPAYYSNETFAVHVMVAAVPPYRMYALAAKCRTPEAATRNAPQTNSVAK; encoded by the exons atgagcgatagggagggcgagactttggcaaatatggccgctaggacaagaggagcaagaGGAGCAAGACTAATGTCACGAGGAGCTGACAATCAACCAGCTGAGCGGGCTCCTGACGCACCGACCACACAGGCGGACATTGCTGGTatatgtcaagtggtggctcagcttattcagcagcaggcacagactgctcctcgaccgacattatctatggagtcatactatgagagattcagaaggctcaacccacctctatttgagggtggatctgatcctatggctgcagagacatggattcgagagatggaaaagatgtttgatgccctgcaataccctgagaatgtgaaggtccgaTTAGCCATCCCTATGTTAAAAGGAAATActgagttttggtggactgcaataaaagctgcctatgggaacaatgatgatcagctcacttgggaagaattcaaagagatattttatgaccAGTACTTTCCGGGGACAATGAGgttggtaaaagaaaatgagtttctagccttaaagcaaaaggatgatatgacggtgctagaatatgctaacaagtttaatgagctaggccgcttctgcccTCAACTTATGGaattcgaaaggagtaaagctaacagatttgaacaaggtctaagatatggaattcgatcccgtctgtcttctcatattttcaataactacaaggacgtactggagcgagctttgaaagtggaaTCTGAGTTGAAAAGAGCAGAactagaaagaggagataagaagagacCGAGATCAGCAGGAAATCTAAAAG TGAAATCTCCTGCCTACTATAGCAATGAGACATTTGCCGTGCATGTGATGGTGGCAGCTGTACCTCCATACC TGAAATCTCCTGCCTACTATAGCAATGAGACATTTGCCGTGCATGTGATGGTGGCAGCTGTACCTCCATACCGTATG tATGCACTTGCTGCAAAGTGCCGTACACCAGAAGCAGCCACGAGAAATGCACCTCAAACTAACAGTGTTGCTAAATGA